A genomic region of Torulaspora delbrueckii CBS 1146 chromosome 7, complete genome contains the following coding sequences:
- the DCI1 gene encoding putative dodecenoyl-CoA isomerase DCI1, translated as MRLFVTITIDDPLKLNSLSFDSFTEIARLLQMAEEDNEVVATVLQSTGEFFSAGGKFESIKDIDKTGVREREDRLRAEIAAMNVYVADVFAHHTKLLVCCLNGPAIGLAASLVLLCDMVYAMNESVYVLLPFTSLGFVAELGCSVTVPSKLGVNRANEHFFFSTRIGYDEMIQSRMISQNFNLPKGSTKEFNHRVHELLDQSLKGNNRQAMLNIKRLLNSGDALIKAQSRETNTTLPFWLKGEPFKRFEQLQSKQRKHRL; from the coding sequence ATGCGGCTGTTTGTCACGATCACTATTGATGATCCCTTAAAGTTGAACTCACTGTCGTTCGACAGCTTTACAGAGATAGCCAGACTGTTACAAATGGCTGAAGAGGATAACGAAGTGGTTGCCACAGTCCTCCAAAGTACAGGTGAGTTTTTTTCTGCTGGAGGAAAGTTCGAGTCAATCAAAGATATAGACAAGACGGGGGTCCGGGAAAGGGAGGATCGTTTGAGAGCAGAGATCGCCGCTATGAATGTTTATGTGGCCGACGTCTTTGCACACCATACTAAGCTACTTGTTTGCTGCTTAAATGGACCTGCCATTGGCTTAGCTGCCTCGCTAGTCCTGCTGTGTGATATGGTTTATGCTATGAATGAATCGGTTTATGTACTCCTTCCGTTTACTTCGTTGGGATTTGTAGCAGAGCTGGGGTGCTCTGTGACTGTGCCCTCAAAATTGGGTGTGAATCGAGCCAACGAgcatttcttcttcagcactAGAATCGGCTATGATGAAATGATTCAGTCCCGCATGATTTCACAGAATTTCAACCTTCCCAAGGGTTCCACTAAAGAATTCAATCATCGAGTGCATGAATTGCTGGACCAATCGCTCAAGGGCAACAATAGACAGGCGATGCTCAACATCAAGCGGTTGCTGAATAGCGGCGATGCGCTAATCAAGGCGCAAAGTCGTGAAACGAATACTACGTTGCCCTTCTGGTTGAAAGGTGAGcctttcaaaagatttgaGCAGCTTCAATCCAAACAGAGGAAACATCGGTTGTAA
- the TDEL0G03970 gene encoding uncharacterized protein (similar to Saccharomyces cerevisiae YLR278C; ancestral locus Anc_6.75), with amino-acid sequence MGRPKKLVSLENIQNFQRELDLAGNNAEILLSDKKGRSRSCLLCRRRKQRCDRKQPSCTNCLKANVKCIQPARYNSTTPTETATASPMSLSSIDETTQKHFRPNGAPARNPNDRYTLYLENKIQSLENMLKKNESQMSMATHSNDGCESSASPPTGNVNGGDVMKTNNSSGSGSQLFNGNIGLNPNGRARLFGAVSTFKNSSPNSKDGKKNGTMLPALSSDSLESIDFSKCIFAKYNLKEFFQYDPAFEFDGLLSRSFLDTFFTRLQFKYPLLDEQEIYTFHEIYISNNVHAFSELNFHFACGRMWLVFAISACLFMTTGKYKGLPPVRYFSTAIRHITRCGQNLDNVQRVELLTLLVLYVLRTDRESSVLYEIMKDVMGICKDNLHLNVWQPNDPNANKKLRIFWCVYLLERMICVAVGRPFTISESEINLPFFSEDSFNSGQGYISEQCHKRRGVHFINQSLKLRRIESQFVEHLQILPLRHNRKETLREQLPTVRKFFHDLEVWRSSCSRDDVRNFENETLKLYYYRSVRLLIQPYLEFITPDDRLFRECQAAAGQICQLYKIFHQKTLRGHSTPAIHTVFIAGVTLIYCMWLARNFDDEKRKRLGDDSKHTRPSISASLFSTMDDLRACSVCLYVMTERSNFARTFRDTFDELMNATVGNLIERCGPNSSELIHLSTQEKFVNTFDHQAPISYEDERERGMPPATNRTFGKRQAEEHVGFVEISQVDPEEQKEFKRKQDVLEETSVPKSLAHLLIKVGDKGKTGDAHHDQRGKIERNKYIVQKPANSAEFDWESFQQQAFVQQHMAKENLKAYLSALKYNGSGKSPTDHAASSIFASALPEQSISASKNVQAPVKTEQAEDRGGIGRAMPSMSQMMPQIVSNTTTNSNSPNSLLNEGILFNNGTHDMINDISTWTNDSVVNKNHQYAPIDFNSQDTLSFLPDEDEFLPQIRATDNQSQANAINRSPNVPGPPLLNTYVNSQDRFIGSSNIGHPSSETDQDRKRRHLVPSTTGRGGIAEKFWTVNDDYGFLT; translated from the coding sequence atgGGGAGACCTAAAAAACTGGTCAGTCTCGAAAACATACAAAATTTTCAGCGAGAGCTTGACTTGGCTGGGAATAATGCTGAAATTTTACTTTCAGACAAGAAAGGCCGTTCAAGATCATGCTTGTTGTGTCGTAGAAGAAAGCAAAGATGTGACAGGAAGCAACCTAGCTGTACAAACTGTTTGAAGGCCAATGTGAAATGTATACAGCCCGCACGATATAATTCGACTACTCCGACAGAAACAGCGACAGCATCGCCCATGTCACtatcatcaattgacgaaACTACACAAAAGCATTTTAGACCCAACGGGGCTCCTGCCAGGAATCCGAACGATCGGTATACGTTGTATTTGGAGAATAAGATACAGTCGTTGGAAAAtatgttgaagaaaaacgaGTCACAAATGTCAATGGCGACACACAGCAACGATGGTTGTGAGTCAAGCGCTAGTCCTCCGACCGGTAATGTCAATGGTGGCGATGTAATGAAAACTAACAATAGTAGCGGAAGTGGCAGCCAGTTGTTTAACGGCAATATTGGGCTCAATCCCAATGGACGTGCCAGATTATTTGGGGCTGTCTCAACCTTTAAAAATAGTTCTCCTAATAGTAAGGATGGTAAAAAAAATGGTACAATGTTGCCTGCACTCTCATCCGACTCATTGGAGTCTATTGATTTCTCAAAATGTATCTTTGCCAAGTacaacttgaaagaatttttcCAATACGATCCTGCATTTGAGTTTGATGGTCTGCTCTCACGTTCATTTCTTGACACTTTTTTCACAAGACTGCAATTCAAGTATCCTTTGTTGGACGAACAAGAAATTTACACTTTCCATGAAATCTATATTTCCAACAACGTCCATGCTTTTTCCGAGTTGAATTTCCATTTCGCATGTGGTAGAATGTGGCTTGTCTTTGCCATAAGCGCCTGTCTGTTCATGACAACTGGTAAGTACAAGGGTTTGCCACCAGTAAGGTACTTCTCAACAGCTATACGGCACATCACTAGATGTGGTCAAAATCTGGACAATGTACAAAGAGTTGAACTATTGACTCTGCTAGTTCTCTATGTTTTGAGAACCGACAGAGAATCTTCCGTCCTTTATGAAATTATGAAAGATGTGATGggaatttgcaaagataATTTGCATTTAAATGTTTGGCAACCTAATGACCCCAATGCAAACAAGAAACTGCGGATCTTTTGGTGTGTTTACTTATTAGAAAGGATGATATGTGTGGCAGTCGGCAGACCATTTACAATATCGGAAAGCGAAATTAATTTACCATTTTTCAGTGAGGACTCATTCAACTCTGGACAGGGTTATATCTCTGAACAGTGTCACAAACGTCGTGGCGTTCATTTTATCAATCAGTCTTTGAAACTACGAAGAATCGAGTCGCAGTTTGTGGAACATCTGCAAATATTGCCCTTGAGACATAACAGGAAAGAAACTTTAAGAGAACAACTCCCTACCGTAAGGAAATTCTTTCATGATTTGGAGGTCTGGAGATCGAGTTGTTCAAGAGATGATGTAAGgaactttgaaaatgagACACTAAAGCTTTATTACTATAGGTCAGTAAGGTTATTGATTCAACCTTATCTAGAGTTCATAACCCCGGATGATAGGCTGTTCAGGGAATGTCAAGCAGCTGCTGGTCAGATATGTCAACTCTATAAGATTTTCCATCAAAAGACTCTGAGGGGGCATTCAACCCCGGCAATTCATACGGTATTCATCGCTGGTGTAACTCTAATTTACTGCATGTGGTTGGCGAGGAAtttcgatgatgaaaagaggaagaggttAGGCGATGATTCCAAACACACGAGACCTTCGATAAGCGCTAGTTTGTTCTCAACCATGGATGACTTGAGAGCATGTTCAGTGTGTCTATACGTGATGACTGAGAGATCTAATTTTGCGCGAACTTTCAGAGACACATTTGATGAACTAATGAATGCCACCGTAGGTAATTTGATTGAGCGCTGCGGTCCAAACTCTTCAGAGCTCATACACTTGTCAACGCAAGAGAAGTTTGTCAATACTTTTGACCACCAGGCGCCAATTTCTTATGAGGATGAGAGGGAACGCGGTATGCCGCCTGCTACGAATAGAACATTTGGCAAGAGGCAAGCTGAAGAGCACGTAGGCTTTGTGGAAATCTCTCAGGTTGATCCTGAGGAACAAAAAGAATTTAAGCGGAAGCAGGACGTCTTGGAAGAGACGTCCGTGCCAAAAAGCTTGGCACATCTACTGATCAAAGTGGGGGATAAAGGAAAGACAGGGGATGCACACCACGATCAACGAGGTAAAATCGAGCGAAACAAGTACATCGTTCAAAAACCAGCAAATTCTGCGGAATTTGATTGGGAGTCATTTCAGCAACAAGCATTTGTTCAACAGCATATGGCGAAAGAAAACTTGAAAGCTTATTTGTCAGCATTGAAATATAACGGTAGTGGAAAGTCTCCTACTGACCATGCCGCATCCTCTATCTTCGCATCAGCATTACCGGAGCAGTCAATCTCAGCATCCAAAAACGTTCAGGCGCCGGTTAAGACCGAACAAGCTGAAGATCGAGGTGGCATAGGAAGAGCAATGCCATCAATGTCTCAGATGATGCCGCAGATCGTCTCCAATACTACGACAAACtcaaattcaccaaattctttgttgaatgAAGGTATTCTGTTCAACAACGGAACGCACGATATGATAAACGACATATCGACCTGGACAAATGATTCCGTGGTGAAtaaaaatcatcaatatgCACCGATCGATTTTAATTCACAGGATACGCTCTCTTTTCTTCcggatgaagatgaatttcTACCCCAAATAAGGGCAACGGACAACCAAAGCCAGGCAAATGCCATCAACAGATCACCAAATGTTCCTGGTCCGCCTTTACTTAATACTTATGTGAACTCGCAGGACAGGTTCATTGGCTCTTCCAATATAGGCCACCCTTCCAGTGAGACAGATCAAGATAGGAAACGACGTCATTTGGTTCCTTCGACAACCGGTAGAGGTGGCATTGCGGAGAAATTCTGGACAGTAAACGATGATTACGGTTTCCTGACTTAA
- the DBP9 gene encoding ATP-dependent DNA/RNA helicase (similar to Saccharomyces cerevisiae DBP9 (YLR276C); ancestral locus Anc_6.73), translated as MTTKGSDLASDAYLDDSTSFEALQLDPRLLQAIHRNGYHHPTLIQSHAIPLALQQKRDIIAKAATGSGKTLAYLIPVIQTILDCKKDESSELGSNKTLGIVLVPTKELASQVSTVLEQLTLYCSKDVKNLNASSDMSHAVLSSLLLESPEIIIATPAKLLSLLETNINAISLENLKFLVIDEVDLVLSFGYQDDLTKISEFLPLQKSLQTFLMSATLNDDIQDLKKRFCRSPAILKFNDDQITKDDSKLLQYYVKTTEFDKFLLCYVIFKLGLIKGKSLIFVNNIDRGYRLKLVLEQFGIKSCILNSELPANSRQHIVDQFNKNVYQLLIATDDTEYIREEDEEEKESEVSEDSKEVDGKNNNKKIKRLQVKKDKEYGVSRGVDFKNVACVLNFDLPTTAKSYVHRVGRTARAGKSGTAISFVVPLKEFGKHKPSMCPTAKRDEKILTRIIKQQSKLGLELQPYSFDNKQVEGFRYRLEDGFRAVTQVAVREARIKELKQELLASDKLKRHFEENPQELQSLRHDKELHPARVQQHLKRVPEYLLPDSVKQGKSKKIGFVPFHKPKKAHKKGKVQKRNGKSDPLKNFK; from the coding sequence ATGACTACTAAGGGAAGTGATTTGGCCTCAGATGCATATCTGGACGACTCGACCTCGTTTGAAGCCCTTCAGCTCGATCCAAGACTGTTGCAGGCAATTCACCGTAATGGCTATCATCATCCTACCCTCATTCAGTCGCATGCAATTCCACTAGCATTACAGCAGAAAAGAGATATTATCGCTAAAGCTGCCACTGGGTCTGGTAAGACACTTGCATACCTGATTCCAGTTATTCAAACGATTCTAGATTGCAaaaaagatgaatcaaGTGAGCTGGGCTCCAACAAAACTCTGGGAATTGTACTTGTCCCCACTAAAGAATTGGCTAGTCAAGTATCTACTGTCCTTGAGCAACTGACACTATATTGTTCGAAGGATGTCAAGAACCTGAATGCTTCATCAGATATGTCCCATGcagttctttcttcactactGTTAGAGTCTCCTGAGATTATCATTGCAACCCCTGCCAAACTTTTGAGCCTATTAGAGACCAACATCAATGCCatctctttggaaaacctgaaatttttggtcATAGATGAGGTTGATTTGGTACTGTCATTCGGTTACCAAGATGACTTGACAAAAATTTCCGAATTTCTTCCATTACAAAAGAGTTTGCAAACATTCCTAATGAGTGCAACTCTAAACGACGATATtcaagatttgaagaaacgcTTTTGCCGTTCACCTGCAATTCTTAAATTCAATGACGATCAGATTACCAAAGATGATAGTAAGCTTCTACAGTACTATGTGAAGACGACTGagtttgataaattttTACTTTGTTACGTTATTTTCAAGTTGGGATTGATTAAGGGTAAGAGTCTGATATTTGTGAATAATATTGATAGAGGTTACAGATTGAAACTTGTTTTGGAGCAATTTGGTATAAAATCCTGTATATTGAACAGTGAACTACCTGCAAATTCCAGGCAGCATATCGTTGACCAATTCAATAAGAACGTTTACCAATTGCTGATAGCCACTGACGATACAGAGTACATTcgagaagaagacgaagaggaGAAGGAAAGCGAAGTTTCTGAAGATTCCAAAGAGGTCGATGGTAAGAACAACAATaagaaaataaaaagaCTTCAAGTAAAGAAGGATAAGGAGTATGGTGTATCTCGTGGtgttgatttcaagaatgttGCATGCGTGCTAAACTTCGATTTACCCACTACCGCCAAATCATACGTGCACCGAGTCGGTAGAACTGCTCGTGCGGGCAAATCTGGTACAGCCATTTCTTTCGTGGTTCctctcaaagaatttggtAAGCATAAACCTTCCATGTGTCCCACCGCAAAGAGAGACGAAAAGATCTTGACTCGTATTATCAAGCAACAGAGCAAATTGGGATTGGAACTTCAACCTTACTCTTTTGACAATAAACAAGTCGAGGGTTTCCGTTATAGATTGGAGGATGGGTTCCGTGCTGTGACACAAGTAGCTGTTAGAGAAGCAAGAATCAAGGAGTTGAAACAAGAATTGCTGGCAAGtgacaaattgaaaagacatttcgaagaaaatCCTcaagaattgcaaagtTTAAGACACGATAAAGAATTACATCCCGCTAGAGTTCAACAgcatttgaagagagtTCCAGAGTATTTACTTCCAGACTCCGTGAAGCAAGGCAAATCTAAGAAGATTGGTTTTGTTCCCTTCCACAAGCCCAAGAAGGCTCATAAGAAGGGCAAAGTACAGAAACGGAATGGAAAGTCGGACCcattaaaaaatttcaaatag
- the SMD2 gene encoding mRNA splicing protein SMD2 (similar to Saccharomyces cerevisiae SMD2 (YLR275W); ancestral locus Anc_6.72) yields the protein MLELADRPKAELTNDELEQLEEFEFKHGPLSLINDSVVSKTPVIISLRNNHKIIARVKAFDRHCNMVLENVKELWTEKRGNKAENKERFISKLFLRGDSVIVVLKAPVQ from the exons ATGCT TGAACTAGCAGATCGTCCTAAAGCAGAACTGACAAACGATGAATTAGAACAAttggaagagtttgaatttAAACATGGTCCCCTATCACTCATTAATGACTCGGTAGTTTCCAAGACGCCCGTCATTATATCGTTAAGGAACAATCATAAAATTATAGCCAGAGTAAAAGCATTCGACAGACATTGCAACATGGTCCTTGAAAATGTAAAGGAGCTCTGGACAGAGAAACGAGGGAATAAGGCTGAGAACAAGGAGAGGTTCATTAGTAAACTTTTCCTTAGAGGCGATTCGGTCATCGTGGTACTGAAGGCCCCAGTGCAATGA
- the YSH1 gene encoding cleavage polyadenylation factor subunit YSH1 (similar to Saccharomyces cerevisiae YSH1 (YLR277C) and SYC1 (YOR179C); ancestral locus Anc_6.74): MDALGKNSLKFFALGGGNEVGRSCHILQFKGKTIMLDAGVHPAHQGYSSLPFYDEFDLSKIDVLLISHFHVDHAASLPYVMQKTNFQGRVFMTHPTKAIYRWLLRDFVRVTSIGVSSGGKDDNLYTDEDLAESFDRIETIDFHSTVDVNGIKFTAYHAGHVLGAAMFQIEIAGVRILFTGDYSRELDRHLNSAEVPTLPSDVHIVESTFGTATHEPRVNRERKLTQLIHSTVSRGGRVLLPVFALGRAQEIMLILDEYWTQHSDELGGGQVPIYYASNLAKKCMSVFQTYVNMMNDDIRKKFRDSQTNPFVFKNISYLRNIDDFQDFGPSVMLASPGMLQSGLSRDVLEKWCPEDKNLVLITGYSVEGTMAKFLMLEPDTIPSINNPEATIPRRCQIEEISFAAHVDFRENLEFIEKISAPNIILVHGESNPMGRLKSALLSNFASLRGSEQEVHVFNPRNCVDVTLEFNGIKIAKAVGNIVDDIRREEEEGTEVKEEDKDNAVEKTSVKKEKPDEDVEELPNGDEQEIVVSGILVSDEKNFDLNLVSLTDLREHHTELSTTVLRERQTVHVDCKKELIYWHLCQMFGDIRVIIDEENVTNKLKREDADGRISDGKLNGKLVLKVMNDIKLTVFDNVATLEWTQGLISDTVADSIVAILMSVDSSPASVRMSSRSCEHHHEEFSDGVMPKDPVWKVKQIAKLFKEQFGETFTLMLAKGDDHKIEDGDIFGVITIGKNNARINFSKMQIEECNSNPLKGRVERILDMGADLAASLC, translated from the coding sequence ATGGATGCGTTGGGTAAGAATTCCTTGAAGTTCTTCGCGCTCGGCGGAGGTAATGAAGTCGGCAGGTCATGTCACATCTTGCAGTTTAAGGGCAAGACTATTATGTTAGACGCAGGTGTCCATCCAGCTCATCAAGGTTATTCATCCCTGCCATTTTATGACGAATTTGATTTGTCAAAGATCGACGTCTTGTTGATTTCCCATTTCCATGTGGATCATGCAGCTTCCCTTCCATATGTAATGCAAAAGACCAATTTCCAAGGTAGAGTCTTCATGACACATCCAACAAAAGCCATTTACAGATGGCTATTAAGAGATTTCGTGAGGGTGACAAGTATAGGTGTATCATCTGGCGGCAAGGATGATAATTTGTACACGGACGAAGATCTTGCCGAATCATTTGACAGGATTGAAACAATTGATTTCCATTCGACAGTGGATGTGAACGGTATAAAATTCACAGCGTACCACGCAGGTCATGTTCTTGGTGCCGCAATGTTTCAGATCGAAATTGCCGGTGTGAGGATCTTATTCACTGGTGATTATTCGCGTGAACTAGATCGACACTTGAACTCTGCCGAAGTTCCAACTCTGCCTTCCGATGTTCACATTGTCGAATCCACATTTGGAACAGCTACGCATGAACCCCGTGTAAACCGTGAGCGTAAGTTGACTCAATTAATTCATTCTACAGTATCGCGTGGAGGTCGTGTCCTGTTACCAGTGTTTGCGCTTGGAAGAGCTCAGGAGATTATGTTGATCTTAGATGAATATTGGACTCAGCATTCTGATGAGCTGGGTGGTGGTCAGGTTCCGATATACTATGCCTCTAATTTGGCTAAGAAATGTATGAGCGTATTCCAGACTTATGTCAACATGATGAACGACGATATTCGCAAGAAGTTTAGAGACTCGCAAACAAATCCATTCGTCTTCAAAAACATCTCATATCTTAGGAACATCGATGATTTTCAGGATTTTGGACCTAGTGTCATGTTGGCATCTCCCGGTATGCTTCAAAGTGGGCTCTCTAGGGATGTTCTAGAAAAATGGTGCCCAGAAGACAAGAATCTTGTGCTGATCACTGGTTACTCTGTGGAAGGGACTATGGCAAAATTTTTGATGCTAGAGCCTGATACAATCCCATCCATCAATAATCCCGAAGCGACAATACCAAGGCGGtgtcaaattgaagagatttcATTTGCGGCTCATGTTGATTTCCGAGAGAATCTAGAGTTCATCGAGAAGATCAGTGCACCCAATATCATCCTTGTCCATGGTGAATCAAACCCAATGGGTCGTCTGAAATCCGCCCTCTTATCTAATTTTGCATCCTTGAGAGGAAGCGAGCAAGAAGTGCATGTGTTTaatccaagaaattgcGTCGATGTCACATTAGAGTTTAACGGAATCAAAATTGCAAAGGCTGTGGGTAATATCGTCGACGATATACGAagggaagaagaagaaggtacTGAAgtgaaggaagaagataaagatAATGCTGTTGAGAAAACAAGtgtaaagaaagaaaaaccAGATGAGGACGTTGAGGAACTGCCAAATGGcgatgaacaagaaattgttgTTTCAGGGATTTTAGTGTCGGATGagaaaaattttgatttgaatttAGTTTCACTAACGGATTTGAGAGAACACCATACCGAGTTGTCAACCACAGTGCTAAGAGAGCGTCAAACAGTCCACGTGGACTGTAAAAAGGAGCTCATATACTGGCACCTTTGCCAAATGTTTGGAGATATTCGAGTtatcattgatgaagaaaacgtTACGAATAAGCTTAAAAGGGAGGATGCTGATGGAAGAATATCTGATGGAAAACTAAATGGTAAACTGGTATTAAAAGTTATGAATGACATAAAATTGACCGTATTCGACAACGTGGCGACATTAGAATGGACGCAAGGTCTGATAAGTGATACTGTCGCAGATTCGATTGTTGCTATACTCATGAGTGTCGATTCTTCGCCAGCCAGTGTGCGAATGAGCAGTCGCTCTTGCGAGCATCATCATGAAGAGTTTTCGGATGGTGTAATGCCAAAGGATCCAGTATGGAAGGTGAAGCAAATCGCAAAGCTTTTCAAGGAGCAGTTTGGTGAAACATTCACCTTGATGCTTGCGAAGGGAGACGATCACAAGATAGAGGATGGTGACATTTTTGGAGTAATTACGATCGGTAAGAACAATGCCCGAATTAACTTCTCCAAGATGCAGATAGAAGAGTGTAATTCCAACCCACTCAAGGGGAGAGTagaaagaattttggaTATGGGGGCAGATTTAGCAGCATCTTTATGTTAA
- the RSO55 gene encoding Rso55p (similar to Saccharomyces cerevisiae YLR281C; ancestral locus Anc_6.76) — translation MNVRWFCSTTLNLIKKNKLPPRPKFTNEMEIQCEEKFLHGGRGPGGQKINKCNSKVQLKHLETGIVVTCQETRSRENNRKIAREKMALEIARFHNGDARLDSRTEALQKWVVQGKKAKSKKSRLKHDKHDAERQERQEEALKRDAEILNSI, via the coding sequence ATGAATGTACGATGGTTCTGTTCGACTACtctgaatttgatcaagaagaacaagctGCCTCCAAGACCAAAGTTCACCAATGAAATGGAAATACAATGCGAGGAGAAGTTCCTACATGGTGGACGAGGACCTGGAGGtcaaaagatcaacaaatGTAACTCTAAAGTGCAATTGAAACATCTTGAGACTGGAATTGTCGTCACTTGTCAAGAAACCAGATCAAGAGAGAATAACAGAAAGATCGCCAGGGAGAAGATGGCTCTTGAAATTGCGCGATTCCACAATGGCGACGCACGATTGGACTCGAGAACTGAAGCTTTACAGAAATGGGTTGTTCAAGGAAAGAAGGCTAAGAGTAAGAAGAGCAGGTTGAAGCATGACAAACACGACGCTGAACGGCAAGAGAGGCAAGAAGAGGCTCTTAAAAGAGATGCGGAGATTTTAAACTCCATTTAG